The segment CTGGTGCTCACCGCATCGCTGATTTCTGTCATACTGGGAATTCCCCTGGGCATTTGGGCTGCACGCAGTCAAACGGTGCGTAAAATCCTCACACCGGTTTTGGACTTCATGCAGACCATGCCGGCTTTTGTCTATCTGATTCCTGCGGTTTTCTTCTTTGCTCTGGGGGCTGTCCCTGGAGTGATCGCTTCGGTGATTTTTGCCATGCCGCCGACGATCCGTCTGACCAACCTCGGAATTCGCCAGGTGCCGGGGGATTTGATTGAAGCGGCAGATGCATTTGGCTCCACTTCTTGGCAAAAGCTGGTCAAAGTTCAACTTCCCTTGGCCCGATCCACTATTATGGCGGGGGTGAACCAGACGATCATGCTTTCGCTGTCGATGGTTGTGATCTCTTCCATGATCGGTGCCGGCGGATTGGGTGCGATTGTGCTGCAGTCGATCAGCAGACTGGAAGTGGGTACCGGTTTTGAAGGGGGTCTGGCCATCGTCATCATCGCCATCGTACTGGATCGGATCACCCAGAGCCTGGGCAAGGATCCGCGAAAAGTCGCCTGAGTCTCTGCGAGGATGTGTCCGGTTTAAGAAGAAGGTTACACCCGGCCGACCTCAGCCATGGAATTTAAACCCTTGATCACAGGGGAACCAAGGAGTGAAATGTTTTGAAGAACCGTTGGAAAGGTTTGCTTCTCCTTTTCTCCATGTTTGCCCTTCTGTTTACGGTGGCTTGCGGCCAGCAACAGGGCGGAGAAGGAAAGAAAGAGATCACACTCGCCTATGTGAGCTGGGACTCGGAAATGGCCAGTACACATGTGATTCAAAAAGTATTGGAAGACCAGGGCTTCAAAGTGGAATTGAAACAGGTGGAAGCCGGCCCGATGTGGGCGGGAGTGGCAAGTGGAAGCGCCGATGGGATGGTCGCGGCCTGGTTGCCCCTCACCCATAAGAGCTACTACGAGAAATTTAAAAACCAGGTGGAGGACTTGGGCCCCAACCTGGAAGGAACCCGGATCGGTCTGGTTGTCCCCTCCTATGTGGATGTGGATTCCATCGCCGATCTGAATCAGAAAAAAAGCGAATTTGACGGGAAGATCATCGGGATCGACGCCGGTGCCGGTGTGATGGAGGCCGCTCACCGGGCGATTAAAGACTACAAGCTGGATCTGACACTGGTGGAAGGCTCCGATGCGGCGATGGTCGCCTCTCTCAAAAAAGCGATCGATGCCAAAAAACCGATTGTGATCACCGGATGGAGCCCCCACTGGAAGTTTGCCAAGTATGATCTGAAGTTCCTCGACGACCCCAAGAAGAGCTTCGGCGGCAAGGAGAACATCCACACCATTGTAGGCAAGGACCTGAAAAAGGAGAGCCCTGAAGCCTACAAGATCCTCGACCGCTTCCATTGGACCACGGAGGATATGGAAGAAGTGATGTTGGCGATCCAAAAAGGCAAAAAGCCGGAGG is part of the Kroppenstedtia eburnea genome and harbors:
- a CDS encoding ABC transporter permease, with protein sequence MPIPKVPLDQWVDSLVNWLTENLSGLFSFITNIVEPTVGFFQMILMVAPPLVTIVLISALALWASRWSVALFTLVGLFLVANLGLWEKSTETLSLVLTASLISVILGIPLGIWAARSQTVRKILTPVLDFMQTMPAFVYLIPAVFFFALGAVPGVIASVIFAMPPTIRLTNLGIRQVPGDLIEAADAFGSTSWQKLVKVQLPLARSTIMAGVNQTIMLSLSMVVISSMIGAGGLGAIVLQSISRLEVGTGFEGGLAIVIIAIVLDRITQSLGKDPRKVA
- a CDS encoding glycine betaine ABC transporter substrate-binding protein codes for the protein MKNRWKGLLLLFSMFALLFTVACGQQQGGEGKKEITLAYVSWDSEMASTHVIQKVLEDQGFKVELKQVEAGPMWAGVASGSADGMVAAWLPLTHKSYYEKFKNQVEDLGPNLEGTRIGLVVPSYVDVDSIADLNQKKSEFDGKIIGIDAGAGVMEAAHRAIKDYKLDLTLVEGSDAAMVASLKKAIDAKKPIVITGWSPHWKFAKYDLKFLDDPKKSFGGKENIHTIVGKDLKKESPEAYKILDRFHWTTEDMEEVMLAIQKGKKPEEAAADWVKKHSDKVKEWTK